Proteins from one Deinococcus actinosclerus genomic window:
- the miaB gene encoding tRNA (N6-isopentenyl adenosine(37)-C2)-methylthiotransferase MiaB, translated as MRAHIVTYGCQMNEYDTHLVQSQLVSFGADIVDSVDVADFVLLNTCAIRGKPVEKVRSLLGDLRKIKARRPLVIGMMGCLAQLEEGQQMARKFGVDVLLGPGSLLEIGKALESNERFWGLAFRDELHDHVPPAPVGQLQAHLTIMRGCDHHCTYCIVPTTRGPQVSRHPDDILRELDSLLVAGVQEVTLLGQNVNAYGVDQGARLGGYPSFANLLRLVGRSGVRRVKFTTSHPMNFTEDVAAAMAETPAICEYVHLPVQSGSSRVLRRMAREYTREDYLRHVADIRRHLPHAVLATDIIVGFPGETEEDFQETLSLYDEVGFDSAYMFAYSPRPGTPSYKHFDDLPREVKTERLARLIARQKEWSARKNTAKVGTVQELLLRGDAHDSGFLEGHTRGNHPTVVPKAVGVTGPGVHRARIEHATPHMMYARLIDAQGNDLPELPNLNPEAAALSAPLALA; from the coding sequence GTGCGTGCCCACATAGTCACCTACGGGTGCCAGATGAACGAGTACGACACGCATCTGGTGCAGTCGCAACTCGTGAGTTTCGGGGCGGACATCGTGGACAGCGTGGACGTGGCCGATTTCGTGCTGCTGAACACCTGCGCCATTCGCGGGAAACCCGTCGAGAAGGTCCGCAGTCTGCTGGGCGACCTGCGCAAGATCAAGGCCCGCCGCCCCCTGGTGATCGGCATGATGGGTTGCCTCGCGCAGCTGGAGGAAGGGCAGCAGATGGCCCGGAAGTTCGGCGTGGACGTGCTGCTGGGCCCCGGGAGCCTGCTGGAGATCGGGAAGGCGCTGGAGAGCAACGAGCGCTTCTGGGGTCTGGCGTTCCGGGATGAGCTGCACGACCACGTGCCGCCTGCTCCGGTCGGGCAGTTGCAGGCGCACCTGACGATCATGCGGGGGTGTGACCACCACTGCACGTACTGCATCGTGCCGACGACGCGCGGGCCGCAGGTGAGCCGTCATCCGGACGACATCCTGCGGGAACTGGATTCGCTGCTGGTGGCGGGCGTGCAGGAGGTGACGCTGCTGGGGCAGAACGTGAACGCGTACGGCGTGGATCAGGGCGCGCGGCTGGGCGGGTATCCGAGTTTCGCGAACCTGCTGCGGCTGGTGGGGCGCAGTGGGGTGCGGCGCGTGAAGTTCACGACGAGCCACCCGATGAATTTCACGGAGGATGTGGCGGCGGCCATGGCGGAGACGCCCGCGATCTGCGAGTACGTGCACCTGCCGGTGCAGAGTGGGAGCAGCCGCGTGCTGAGGCGCATGGCGCGCGAGTACACCCGCGAGGATTACCTGCGGCACGTGGCGGACATCCGCAGGCACCTGCCGCACGCGGTGCTGGCGACGGACATCATCGTGGGCTTCCCCGGCGAGACCGAGGAGGACTTCCAGGAGACGCTGAGTCTGTACGACGAGGTCGGCTTCGACAGCGCGTACATGTTCGCGTACTCCCCCCGCCCCGGGACACCAAGTTACAAGCACTTCGACGACCTGCCGCGCGAGGTGAAGACCGAGCGGCTGGCCCGGCTGATTGCCAGACAGAAGGAGTGGAGCGCCCGCAAGAACACCGCGAAGGTCGGCACCGTGCAGGAACTGCTGCTGCGCGGGGACGCGCACGACTCCGGGTTTCTGGAGGGGCACACGCGCGGCAATCACCCCACGGTGGTGCCCAAGGCGGTGGGCGTGACGGGCCCGGGGGTTCACCGCGCGCGCATCGAGCACGCCACGCCGCACATGATGTACGCCAGGCTGATCGACGCGCAGGGCAACGACCTGCCGGAGTTGCCGAACCTGAACCCGGAGGCGGCGGCCCTGAGTGCCCCGCTGGCGCTGGCCTGA
- a CDS encoding DUF3500 domain-containing protein — MKSPTWIPLTAALGAVTLSLSLMTASAGSAGTPTVSTVNGSTDAQTQQIVTAARAFLGTLSAAQRQSVAFAFTDSAQRQRWSNFPTGIFQRKGLRWGDLNATQRAALTALLGTVLSPDGLKMVQQQMAADDILKAESASAGAQGGAPQGATGQSPTGQAPAGRGGPGGALIFGSDEYYVSFLGTPSTTGAWTLQFGGHHLAINATVAGKNVTLSPSLTGGQPIRSTASGKTTTVIEKVPQEIRDASALLGSLSAAQKARAVVSTQSIDLVLGPGQDGKTLQPEGLSASAMTAAQQTALLKLIQDRLGILNADDLKARMTDIRKNLAKTTFAWYGPTNGSAAYYRVSAPTAIIEFSPQSMGGDATNHLHNMYRDPSNDYGAAWTK; from the coding sequence GTGAAATCACCCACCTGGATTCCCCTGACGGCCGCCCTTGGCGCGGTCACCCTGAGCCTCTCCCTGATGACCGCCAGCGCCGGCAGTGCAGGCACCCCCACCGTGAGCACAGTGAACGGCAGCACGGACGCCCAGACGCAGCAGATCGTGACGGCCGCCCGGGCGTTCCTGGGAACGCTGAGCGCCGCGCAGCGCCAGAGCGTGGCCTTCGCCTTCACGGACAGCGCGCAGCGCCAGCGCTGGTCGAACTTTCCCACCGGCATCTTTCAGCGTAAGGGCCTGCGCTGGGGCGACCTGAACGCCACGCAGCGCGCCGCCCTGACCGCCCTGCTGGGCACCGTGCTGTCCCCGGACGGCCTGAAGATGGTTCAGCAGCAGATGGCCGCCGACGACATCCTGAAAGCCGAGAGTGCCAGCGCAGGCGCGCAGGGGGGCGCACCCCAGGGAGCAACGGGGCAGTCCCCCACCGGTCAGGCCCCGGCCGGGCGCGGCGGTCCCGGTGGCGCGCTGATCTTCGGCAGTGACGAGTACTACGTGTCGTTCCTGGGCACACCCAGCACGACGGGCGCGTGGACCCTCCAGTTCGGCGGGCATCACCTGGCGATCAACGCCACCGTCGCCGGGAAGAACGTCACGCTGTCCCCCAGCCTGACGGGCGGGCAGCCCATCCGCAGCACGGCGAGCGGGAAGACGACCACCGTGATCGAGAAGGTCCCGCAGGAGATCCGGGACGCCAGCGCCCTGCTGGGCAGCCTGAGCGCCGCGCAGAAGGCCAGGGCGGTCGTCAGCACCCAGAGCATCGACCTCGTACTCGGACCAGGGCAGGACGGCAAGACCCTGCAACCCGAGGGCCTGAGCGCCTCCGCGATGACGGCCGCGCAGCAGACGGCGCTGCTGAAGCTCATCCAGGACCGGCTGGGCATCCTGAACGCCGACGATCTGAAAGCCAGGATGACCGACATCCGCAAGAACCTCGCCAAGACCACCTTCGCGTGGTACGGGCCCACGAACGGCTCGGCCGCGTACTACCGCGTGAGCGCCCCCACCGCGATCATCGAGTTCTCCCCGCAGAGCATGGGCGGGGACGCCACGAACCACCTCCATAACATGTACCGCGACCCCAGCAACGACTACGGCGCGGCCTGGACGAAATAA
- a CDS encoding HupE/UreJ family protein codes for MRGALRQLGLRCLLVTLLALSGAAGAHSLTFSQVDVRLNLNATQLTVTLPSAALTHDPGALPAGTTTASLQAAPLSSPVTQALARLVTARLHIRAGTRSLPLTVTAARAAGENVTVILTAPAARGAVTVQSNLFPDDTLHKTFLNLYRGQSLAGQYALDRTQTTAALDAPREATTAVVLTFIREGVRHIFIGPDHILFVLALVLLGGRPRTQVRIITAFTAAHSVTLALATLNVVQLPSRLVESVIALSIVVVGLHDLRILRRAAPEGIGATRDPRAALAFGFGLIHGFGFASVLREQTLPPQAVAWSLAAFNVGVELGQLCILLAAGAALHLLRRAARPHVTRTSLRVAATLITATGGVWLAQRALGF; via the coding sequence ATGAGGGGCGCCCTGCGCCAGCTGGGTCTGCGCTGCCTGCTCGTGACCCTGCTGGCGCTGAGCGGCGCGGCGGGCGCGCACAGCCTCACGTTCAGTCAGGTGGACGTGCGCCTGAACCTGAACGCCACGCAGCTGACCGTCACGCTGCCCAGCGCCGCCCTCACGCACGACCCAGGAGCGCTGCCCGCCGGGACGACCACCGCCAGCCTCCAGGCAGCGCCCCTGTCGTCGCCCGTCACGCAGGCCCTCGCGCGGCTGGTGACTGCGCGGCTGCACATCCGGGCCGGCACGCGGAGCCTCCCCCTGACCGTCACCGCTGCCCGCGCCGCCGGGGAGAACGTCACGGTCATCCTGACCGCCCCCGCCGCGCGCGGCGCCGTCACCGTGCAGAGCAACCTCTTCCCCGACGACACCCTGCACAAGACCTTCCTGAACCTGTACCGCGGCCAGAGCCTCGCCGGGCAGTACGCCCTGGACCGCACCCAGACCACCGCCGCGCTGGATGCCCCGCGCGAGGCCACCACGGCGGTCGTCCTGACCTTCATCCGCGAAGGGGTGCGGCACATCTTCATCGGCCCGGATCACATCCTGTTCGTGCTGGCGCTCGTGCTGCTCGGCGGCCGCCCCCGCACGCAGGTCAGGATCATCACGGCGTTCACCGCCGCGCACAGCGTCACGCTGGCCCTCGCCACGCTAAACGTCGTGCAGCTTCCCAGCCGGCTGGTGGAGAGCGTGATTGCCCTGAGCATCGTCGTGGTCGGCCTGCACGACCTGCGCATCCTGCGCCGCGCGGCCCCCGAGGGCATCGGGGCGACCCGCGACCCGCGCGCCGCACTGGCCTTCGGGTTCGGCCTGATCCACGGGTTCGGCTTCGCCAGCGTGCTGCGCGAACAGACCCTCCCGCCACAGGCGGTGGCGTGGTCGCTCGCGGCCTTCAACGTCGGCGTGGAACTCGGGCAGCTGTGCATCCTGCTCGCCGCCGGCGCCGCGCTGCACCTGCTGCGCCGCGCCGCCCGCCCGCACGTCACCCGGACCAGCCTGCGGGTCGCCGCCACGCTGATCACCGCGACCGGCGGTGTGTGGCTGGCCCAGCGCGCGCTGGGCTTCTGA
- a CDS encoding ring-cleaving dioxygenase, translated as MTTTPLTPHGLHHVTAVTADARGNLCYYTQTLGLRLVKKTVNQDDVTAYHLFYADRDGTPGSDLTFFQWDVPREQPGNHSVSRTSLRVPEGTLSWWQAHLTASGTPVTSVTRHGRAHLDFSDPEGQRLSLVEGGPAGTPWEGSPVPADKQILGLGPSELTLPNLFPTTRVLERAYHLTPAGTYPDPEQPSRTIHVYAMQDGGPHAELHLRIDPTLPPARPGAGGVHHIALRVQDDQYHDWNAHLSSLGLRTSGEVDRHWFHSIYYREPQGILIELATDGPGFAVDEHPDHLGETLVLAPFLEPHRAQIEAGLTPLT; from the coding sequence ATGACCACCACGCCCCTCACCCCGCACGGCCTGCACCACGTCACCGCCGTCACCGCGGACGCCCGCGGGAACCTCTGCTATTACACCCAGACCCTCGGCCTGCGCCTCGTGAAGAAGACCGTCAACCAGGACGACGTCACCGCCTACCACCTCTTCTATGCCGACCGCGACGGCACCCCCGGCAGCGACCTCACCTTCTTCCAGTGGGACGTGCCCCGCGAACAGCCCGGCAACCACAGCGTCAGCCGCACCAGCCTGCGCGTCCCGGAAGGCACCCTGAGCTGGTGGCAGGCCCACCTGACCGCCAGCGGCACCCCCGTCACCAGCGTCACCCGCCACGGCCGCGCCCACCTCGACTTCAGCGACCCCGAAGGCCAGCGCCTCAGTCTCGTCGAGGGCGGCCCGGCCGGCACCCCCTGGGAGGGCAGCCCCGTCCCGGCAGACAAACAGATCCTGGGCCTGGGCCCCAGCGAACTCACCCTCCCGAACCTGTTCCCCACCACCCGCGTCCTCGAACGCGCCTACCACCTCACGCCCGCCGGCACCTACCCCGACCCGGAACAGCCCAGCCGCACCATCCACGTATACGCCATGCAGGACGGCGGCCCACACGCCGAACTGCACCTGCGCATCGACCCGACCCTGCCCCCCGCCCGGCCCGGTGCGGGCGGCGTGCACCACATCGCCCTGCGCGTGCAGGACGACCAGTACCACGACTGGAACGCCCACCTGAGCAGCCTCGGCCTGCGCACCAGCGGCGAGGTCGACCGCCACTGGTTCCACAGCATCTACTACCGCGAACCGCAGGGCATCCTGATCGAACTCGCCACCGACGGGCCCGGCTTCGCCGTGGACGAGCACCCCGACCACCTGGGCGAAACCCTGGTGCTCGCCCCGTTCCTCGAACCGCACCGCGCGCAGATCGAGGCGGGCCTCACCCCGCTGACCTGA
- a CDS encoding acetyl-CoA C-acyltransferase yields MPEAVIVSTARTPIGKAYRGFLNDTHGSDLGAHAVTHAIARAGVDPAEIEDVIMGAGNPEGATGSNIARQIALRAGLPVGVAGQTVNRFCSSGLQTIATAANSVMAGQGDVYVAGGLESITLTQNEHANKYRLRGEWLMEHKPAIYMPMLETAEIVAKRYGITREQQDEYAYHSQMRTARAQQAGLFEHEIVPMTAAMKVQDKATGEISDQTVTRTLDEGNRADTTLEGLGKLKPVFEGGVITAGNASQLSDGAAAVVVMNADVARERGLAPLGLFKGFAIAGCEPDEMGIGPVFAVPKLLKRHGLSVDDIDLWELNEAFAVQALYCRDHLGIDPEKYNVNGGSISIGHPYGMSGARLTGHALLEGKRRGAKHVVVTMCIGGGMGAAGLFEVL; encoded by the coding sequence ATGCCTGAAGCTGTCATCGTCTCCACTGCCCGCACCCCCATCGGCAAGGCCTACCGCGGCTTCCTGAACGACACGCACGGCAGCGACCTGGGCGCGCACGCCGTCACGCACGCCATTGCCCGCGCGGGCGTGGACCCCGCCGAGATCGAGGACGTCATCATGGGCGCCGGGAACCCCGAGGGCGCCACCGGCAGCAACATCGCCCGGCAGATCGCGCTGCGCGCTGGCCTGCCCGTGGGCGTGGCGGGGCAGACCGTGAACCGCTTCTGCTCCAGCGGCCTGCAGACCATCGCCACCGCCGCGAACAGCGTCATGGCCGGCCAGGGCGACGTGTACGTCGCGGGTGGCCTGGAGAGCATCACGCTGACGCAGAACGAGCACGCGAACAAGTACCGTCTGCGCGGCGAGTGGCTCATGGAACACAAGCCCGCCATCTACATGCCCATGCTGGAAACCGCCGAGATCGTCGCAAAGCGCTACGGCATCACGCGCGAGCAGCAGGACGAGTACGCGTACCACTCGCAGATGCGCACCGCCCGCGCCCAGCAGGCCGGCCTGTTCGAGCACGAGATCGTCCCCATGACCGCTGCGATGAAGGTGCAGGACAAGGCCACCGGCGAGATCAGCGACCAGACCGTCACCCGCACCCTGGACGAGGGCAACCGCGCCGACACCACCCTGGAAGGCCTGGGCAAGCTGAAGCCCGTGTTCGAGGGCGGCGTGATCACCGCCGGGAACGCCAGCCAGCTCAGCGACGGCGCGGCCGCCGTGGTCGTCATGAACGCCGACGTGGCGCGCGAGCGCGGCCTCGCCCCGCTGGGCCTGTTCAAGGGCTTCGCCATCGCCGGGTGCGAACCCGACGAGATGGGCATCGGCCCGGTGTTCGCCGTGCCCAAGCTCCTCAAGCGCCACGGGCTGAGCGTGGACGACATCGACCTGTGGGAACTGAACGAGGCGTTCGCCGTGCAGGCCCTGTACTGCCGCGACCACCTCGGCATCGATCCGGAGAAGTACAACGTGAACGGCGGCTCCATCAGCATCGGGCACCCCTACGGCATGAGCGGGGCGCGCTTGACCGGGCACGCCCTGCTGGAAGGCAAACGCCGCGGCGCGAAGCACGTCGTCGTGACCATGTGCATCGGCGGCGGCATGGGCGCGGCCGGTCTGTTCGAAGTGCTGTGA
- a CDS encoding glycosyltransferase family 4 protein: MPDPLRLAVLTDAPRVAGSELWLLYILPRLLPGGVQPTVFLRVGESLDRLAAQFREAGIPVQRFTDLTALPELTREFDLRLLQAWDPGTYLRLLPGLAAPTLVVSHDQLDYHYAPPLRALYRETYRRTKAIPLRRAGHLLTVSRWGADFLRGPMGLRDTTFVTNGVDPGQFRPAPPEARATLRESLGFTRFTVLIPGRFTPEKNQWASVRAARHAPELDFVFVGDMDSSVGTLVQGYAARLGLRNVRFLGRRWDMPELYRAADALLQPTLAENQSLVTLEAMASGLPVVTTDIPAQAELVQDGVTGLTVPAQPDVLARALRALAAHPGRTAAFGRAARQFVLDHHTTDHTAALVLTQLRRLVPHPSPAAHAAKEHPHA, from the coding sequence ATGCCTGACCCGCTGCGGCTGGCCGTCCTGACCGACGCGCCGCGCGTGGCGGGCAGTGAACTGTGGCTGCTGTACATCCTGCCGCGCCTCCTGCCGGGCGGCGTGCAGCCCACCGTGTTCCTGCGGGTGGGGGAGAGCCTGGACCGGCTGGCCGCGCAGTTCAGGGAGGCCGGGATTCCGGTGCAGCGCTTCACCGACCTGACGGCGCTGCCGGAGCTGACCCGCGAGTTCGACCTGCGCCTCTTGCAGGCCTGGGACCCTGGCACGTACCTGCGGCTGCTGCCGGGGCTGGCCGCGCCCACGCTGGTCGTGTCGCACGACCAGCTGGACTACCACTACGCGCCGCCGCTGCGGGCGCTGTACCGCGAGACGTACCGCCGCACGAAGGCGATCCCGCTGCGCCGCGCCGGGCACCTGCTGACCGTGTCGCGCTGGGGGGCCGACTTCCTGCGCGGCCCGATGGGCCTGCGGGACACGACCTTCGTCACGAACGGCGTGGACCCCGGGCAGTTCCGTCCCGCACCGCCAGAGGCGCGCGCCACCCTGCGCGAATCGCTGGGCTTCACACGCTTCACCGTCCTGATCCCGGGTCGCTTCACGCCGGAGAAGAACCAGTGGGCGAGTGTCCGGGCGGCCCGGCACGCCCCGGAGCTGGACTTCGTGTTCGTCGGGGACATGGATTCCAGCGTGGGCACGCTGGTGCAGGGCTACGCGGCGCGGCTGGGATTGCGGAACGTGCGGTTCCTGGGTCGGCGCTGGGACATGCCGGAGCTGTACCGCGCGGCGGACGCGCTGCTGCAACCCACGCTGGCGGAGAACCAGTCGCTGGTGACGCTGGAGGCGATGGCGTCCGGCCTCCCGGTCGTGACCACGGACATTCCGGCGCAGGCGGAACTGGTGCAGGACGGCGTGACGGGCCTGACGGTGCCGGCGCAGCCGGACGTGCTGGCCCGCGCCCTGCGGGCCCTCGCGGCGCACCCCGGGCGCACGGCTGCGTTCGGGCGGGCCGCGCGGCAGTTCGTTCTCGACCACCACACCACCGATCACACCGCCGCGCTCGTCCTGACCCAACTGCGGCGCCTCGTCCCCCACCCCTCACCTGCGGCGCACGCCGCGAAGGAGCACCCCCATGCCTGA
- a CDS encoding glycosyltransferase family 4 protein, with protein sequence MMLDPVQSDSTTTPTRLRVAVLTDAPRVAGSELWLLDVLPRLRPDGIQATVFLRVEEKLDGLAERFEEGGVTVQRYDDLRTLPELSRDFDLRIVQGWTPGTYRTLLPALRSPRIVISHDQLDFHYLQPLRLTYRETYPWTKAAPFRQADRLVTVSEWAGAFMRRDMRLPDVQVVTNGVKVDRFRPATPEDRAALRAEFGFTRFTVLVPGRFAPEKNQWASVRAARHAPELDFVFVGDMDSSVGTLVQGYAARLGLRNVRFLGRRWDMPELYRAADALLQPTLAENQSLVTLEAMASGLPVVTTDIPAQAELVQDGVTGLTVPAQPDVLARALRALAAHPERTQEFGRAARDFVLSRHTLEHTVAKVRDVLLTPPVAHA encoded by the coding sequence ATGATGCTGGACCCGGTTCAATCTGACTCGACCACCACCCCCACGCGGCTGCGCGTGGCGGTCCTGACCGACGCGCCGCGCGTGGCGGGCAGTGAACTGTGGCTGCTGGACGTCCTGCCGCGCCTCCGGCCGGACGGCATCCAGGCGACGGTCTTCCTGCGCGTGGAGGAGAAGCTCGATGGACTGGCCGAACGCTTCGAGGAGGGTGGCGTGACCGTGCAGCGCTACGACGACCTGCGGACCCTGCCGGAGCTGAGCCGGGACTTCGACCTGCGGATCGTGCAGGGCTGGACGCCGGGCACGTACCGCACGCTGCTCCCGGCGCTGCGCTCGCCGCGGATAGTGATCAGTCACGATCAACTCGACTTCCACTACCTGCAGCCGCTGCGGCTGACGTACCGCGAGACGTACCCCTGGACGAAGGCCGCGCCGTTCCGGCAGGCCGACCGGCTGGTCACGGTGTCCGAGTGGGCGGGCGCGTTCATGCGGCGCGACATGCGCCTGCCGGACGTGCAGGTCGTCACGAACGGCGTGAAGGTGGACCGCTTCCGCCCGGCCACCCCGGAGGACCGCGCGGCGCTGCGAGCCGAGTTCGGCTTCACGCGCTTCACGGTGCTCGTTCCGGGCCGCTTCGCCCCCGAGAAGAACCAGTGGGCGAGTGTCCGGGCGGCCCGGCACGCCCCGGAGCTGGACTTCGTGTTCGTCGGGGACATGGATTCCAGCGTGGGCACGCTGGTACAGGGCTACGCGGCGCGGCTGGGATTGCGGAACGTGCGGTTCCTGGGTCGGCGCTGGGACATGCCGGAGCTGTACCGCGCGGCGGACGCGCTGCTGCAACCCACGCTGGCGGAGAACCAGTCGCTGGTGACGCTGGAGGCGATGGCGTCCGGCCTCCCGGTCGTGACCACGGACATTCCGGCGCAGGCGGAACTGGTGCAGGACGGCGTGACGGGCCTGACGGTGCCGGCGCAGCCGGACGTGCTGGCCCGCGCCCTGCGCGCCCTCGCGGCGCACCCCGAGCGCACGCAGGAATTCGGGCGGGCCGCCCGCGACTTCGTGCTGAGCCGGCACACGCTGGAGCACACCGTCGCCAAGGTGCGGGACGTGCTGCTGACCCCCCCGGTGGCGCATGCCTGA
- a CDS encoding 3-hydroxyacyl-CoA dehydrogenase NAD-binding domain-containing protein has translation MSTENIVAQSRQDDVLILTIQNPPVNAFSPGVPEGLKAGLDAAAADDSVKAVVIIGGGRTFVAGADIKTFNLPREQAPDLRGTIDKLDAFPKPTVAAIHGTALGGGLELAMGCTYRVATPDAQLGLPEVKLGVLPGAGGTQRLPRVVGAQKALEMMLSGEPIKATEGQEVGLIDRLIDGDLLSGAVAFAREVADARPLPRISERSVEGASPEVFAAARQGIKKSHRGQLSPELIIDLAEMAATTPFQDGWTAEATKFMQAKDSPQSRALRHVFFAEREAAKIPGLGKDTPTLDIRRAGIIGAGTMGGGIAMNFLNAGIPVTIVETTQEALDRGLGVIRRNYENTAKKGRMSQGDVETRMGLLTPSLDMGSLADADIIIEAVFENMDVKKDIFTRLDAIAKPGAILATNTSTLDVNEIAAVTSRPESVIGLHFFSPANVMKLLEIVRADKTSDTVLATSMALARRIRKVGVVVGVCDGFVGNRMVHRYGEEARQLVEEGARPEDVDAAMNALGLPMGPFQMSDMAGLDIGHAIRVHRAKVSGEPEPDGWLDRIVKTGRKGQKTGGGIYDYDETRTPRPNADVQALIDTYRTEKGVTPRDISTEELTKRLAYTLVNEGAQILDEGIAARAGDIDVIYLYGYGFPAYRGGPMQYADEMGLQGVVADLERYGQTPAPLLKRLADEGGSFAGLDASRGR, from the coding sequence ATGAGCACCGAGAACATCGTCGCGCAGTCCCGCCAGGACGACGTCCTGATCCTGACCATCCAGAACCCGCCCGTGAACGCCTTCAGCCCCGGCGTCCCGGAGGGCCTCAAGGCCGGACTGGACGCCGCCGCCGCAGATGACAGCGTCAAGGCCGTCGTGATCATCGGCGGGGGGCGCACCTTCGTGGCCGGGGCGGACATCAAGACCTTCAACCTGCCCCGCGAGCAGGCGCCGGACCTGCGCGGCACCATCGACAAACTGGATGCCTTTCCCAAACCCACCGTCGCCGCCATCCACGGCACCGCGCTGGGCGGCGGGCTGGAACTCGCCATGGGCTGCACGTACCGCGTGGCGACCCCCGACGCGCAACTGGGCCTGCCCGAGGTGAAACTGGGCGTCCTGCCCGGCGCGGGCGGCACCCAGCGCCTTCCCCGCGTGGTCGGCGCCCAGAAGGCCCTGGAGATGATGCTCAGCGGCGAGCCCATCAAGGCGACCGAGGGGCAGGAGGTCGGGCTGATCGACCGCCTGATCGACGGGGACCTCCTGAGCGGCGCAGTCGCCTTCGCCCGTGAGGTCGCCGACGCCCGGCCCCTCCCGCGCATCAGCGAGCGGAGCGTTGAGGGCGCCAGCCCCGAGGTCTTCGCCGCCGCCCGCCAGGGCATCAAGAAATCCCACCGGGGGCAGCTGTCCCCGGAACTCATCATCGACCTCGCCGAGATGGCCGCCACCACCCCCTTCCAGGACGGCTGGACCGCCGAGGCCACGAAGTTCATGCAGGCGAAGGACTCCCCGCAGTCCCGCGCGCTGCGGCACGTCTTCTTCGCCGAGCGCGAGGCCGCAAAGATCCCCGGCCTGGGCAAGGACACGCCCACGCTGGACATCCGCCGCGCCGGGATCATCGGGGCGGGCACCATGGGCGGCGGCATCGCCATGAACTTCCTGAACGCCGGTATTCCCGTGACCATCGTGGAGACCACCCAGGAGGCGCTCGACCGGGGCCTGGGCGTCATCCGCCGCAACTACGAGAACACCGCCAAGAAGGGCCGCATGAGCCAGGGCGACGTCGAGACCCGCATGGGCCTGCTGACGCCCAGCCTCGATATGGGCAGCCTCGCGGACGCCGACATCATCATCGAGGCGGTGTTCGAGAACATGGACGTGAAGAAGGACATCTTCACGCGGCTCGACGCCATCGCCAAGCCCGGCGCGATCCTCGCCACGAACACCAGCACCCTGGACGTGAACGAGATCGCCGCCGTCACCAGCCGCCCCGAGAGCGTCATCGGCCTGCACTTCTTCAGCCCCGCCAACGTCATGAAACTGCTGGAGATCGTCCGCGCCGACAAGACCAGCGACACGGTCCTGGCGACCAGCATGGCCCTGGCCCGCAGGATCAGGAAAGTCGGCGTGGTCGTCGGCGTGTGCGACGGCTTCGTCGGCAACCGCATGGTGCACCGCTACGGCGAGGAAGCCCGCCAGCTCGTCGAGGAAGGTGCCCGCCCCGAGGACGTGGACGCCGCCATGAACGCCCTGGGCCTCCCCATGGGGCCCTTCCAGATGAGCGACATGGCCGGTCTGGACATCGGTCACGCCATCCGCGTGCACCGCGCGAAGGTCAGCGGCGAACCCGAGCCGGACGGCTGGCTTGACCGGATCGTGAAGACCGGCCGCAAGGGCCAGAAGACGGGCGGCGGCATCTACGACTACGACGAGACCCGCACACCCCGCCCGAACGCGGACGTGCAGGCCCTGATCGACACGTACCGCACCGAGAAGGGCGTCACGCCCCGCGACATCAGCACCGAGGAACTTACCAAACGTCTCGCGTACACCCTGGTGAACGAGGGCGCGCAGATCCTCGACGAGGGCATCGCCGCGCGCGCCGGGGACATCGACGTGATCTACCTGTACGGCTACGGCTTCCCCGCCTACCGCGGCGGCCCCATGCAGTACGCCGACGAGATGGGCCTGCAGGGCGTCGTGGCGGACCTCGAACGCTACGGCCAGACGCCCGCACCCCTCCTGAAGCGGCTCGCGGACGAGGGCGGTAGCTTCGCCGGGCTGGACGCCAGCCGGGGCCGCTGA